From the genome of Sulfurovum sp. NBC37-1, one region includes:
- the metH gene encoding methionine synthase has translation MSITETIKSLLEKRILVIDGAMGTQIQDLDVPKEAWIDHSGKEQEGCNELLNDTAADLIKRIHKRYAMAGADLIKTNTFGTMPWVLDEYQMGERAYELSKKGAELVKEICAEYSTKISPKFVLGSIGPGTKLPSLGHIHYDEMYEGYKTVALGLIDGGCDVFLLETCQDPLQIKAALHACQDANKERGVELPVMVSVTIELSGSMLIGTDATTIVTIMEPFDILSLGFNCGTGPDQVKKHLKTLSELCSIPISVHANAGLPQNRGGYTYYPMGPDEFTQKQLEFTEFDGVSFLGGCCGTTPQHIQALKKAVETIKPKKPTGSIEPSIASLFTTTELFQKPAPLLIGERSNATGSKAFRELIIAGDYEGTLTVGQAQVRDGAHCLDVNVEFAGRNGATDMSAVMELYNQKIPLPLMPDATRVGTMEAALKCIGGKPIINSVNLEDGEGKLDAICQLAKKYGTALVCLTIDETGMAKTTEEKLRVAERIYDLCVNRHGIDPRNLIFDMLTFTVGSGDLEYRDAAIQTLEAIRELHKRHPEVGSTLGLSNISFGLDKNARIYLNSVFLHHCIQAGMTSVIINVKHIVPLAKMSQEDIDICEELLFRPDDNSLFRFIEHFSDKTVDDSGTDEEYEAMNSEEKIAKLLLDGDKERMIPLVEEARKEIDPDRIVNEILIDAMKVVGELFGSGQMQLPFVLQSAETMKATVDYLNPYLTKQEKETDTTLVIGTVKGDVHDVGKNLVDIILSNNGFKVINVGIKTDLDTYLEAHKEHKVQAIGMSGLLVKSTAVMKDNLETMAEMGMTIPVLLGGAALTRSFVDDFCRPIYKGPIFYCRDAFDGVIVMSRIEKYNEDPSVGLDTRLAGDMVKREEKKEKKEVVIPPFEEIQMPEPVDIPTPPFWGRRVLQKKDLDLNMVFDWVNQKTVIKMHWGYKSKGMTKEAYQKLLDETVYPAYERLKKEFIEKDLFDPTIIYGYYPVRSNDRELLVFSESEGWNVDENADREPFKEVVGRAEYAFSFPRQRRKPYRALSDFFRHERHDVLGITCVSAGSKFSAYEKELYDAGKYLEYNMVHGFSVELAEALAEVAHKQIRMDLGILKEDEGATLRDVRMNRYRGARYSFGYAACPDLEQSRIIFDLLKPEEFGIELSETFQIHPEQSTTALVVHHPKATYYAI, from the coding sequence TTGTCAATTACCGAAACAATTAAATCATTATTGGAAAAGCGTATACTGGTCATAGATGGTGCTATGGGTACGCAGATACAAGACCTTGACGTACCAAAAGAAGCGTGGATTGATCACAGTGGCAAGGAACAGGAAGGCTGCAACGAACTGCTCAACGATACTGCAGCCGACTTGATCAAACGTATCCATAAACGCTACGCGATGGCGGGTGCCGACCTGATAAAAACCAATACTTTTGGTACCATGCCCTGGGTACTTGATGAATACCAGATGGGTGAACGTGCCTATGAACTCTCCAAAAAAGGGGCAGAACTGGTTAAAGAGATTTGTGCAGAATACAGCACGAAGATTTCACCGAAATTCGTACTTGGCTCCATCGGCCCGGGAACCAAACTGCCTTCTTTGGGGCACATCCATTACGACGAGATGTACGAGGGGTACAAGACTGTAGCTTTGGGGCTGATCGACGGCGGATGCGATGTATTTTTACTTGAAACATGTCAGGACCCTCTTCAGATCAAAGCAGCACTGCATGCCTGTCAGGATGCCAACAAAGAGCGCGGTGTTGAACTGCCGGTAATGGTTTCCGTCACTATTGAACTGAGCGGCTCTATGCTTATCGGTACGGATGCGACGACGATCGTTACCATTATGGAACCTTTTGATATTCTCTCTCTGGGCTTTAATTGCGGAACCGGCCCCGACCAGGTGAAGAAACATCTCAAAACACTGAGCGAGCTGTGCAGTATCCCCATCTCTGTACATGCCAATGCAGGATTGCCGCAGAATCGCGGGGGATATACCTATTATCCGATGGGGCCTGATGAATTCACACAGAAACAGCTCGAGTTCACAGAGTTTGACGGGGTGAGCTTCCTTGGCGGCTGCTGCGGTACGACACCACAGCACATTCAGGCGCTAAAAAAAGCGGTAGAGACCATCAAGCCGAAGAAGCCGACAGGTTCTATAGAGCCTTCTATCGCTTCACTCTTCACTACGACCGAACTGTTTCAAAAACCTGCTCCGCTGCTTATCGGGGAGCGGAGCAACGCCACGGGCTCCAAAGCATTCAGGGAACTCATCATTGCCGGTGATTATGAGGGGACACTGACCGTAGGCCAGGCGCAGGTACGTGACGGGGCGCACTGTCTGGATGTGAACGTGGAGTTTGCAGGGCGTAACGGTGCGACCGACATGTCCGCGGTCATGGAACTCTATAACCAGAAGATCCCTCTACCGCTCATGCCCGATGCCACCCGCGTGGGTACGATGGAAGCAGCGCTCAAATGCATCGGTGGAAAACCCATCATCAACTCCGTCAATCTTGAAGACGGGGAAGGCAAGCTCGATGCCATCTGTCAGCTTGCGAAGAAATACGGCACAGCGCTGGTCTGTCTGACCATCGATGAGACCGGTATGGCGAAAACGACAGAAGAGAAGCTTAGGGTAGCGGAACGTATTTATGACCTCTGTGTAAACCGTCACGGGATCGATCCTAGAAACCTCATTTTCGATATGCTGACCTTTACGGTCGGTTCAGGGGACCTGGAGTACCGTGATGCGGCGATACAGACACTCGAAGCGATCAGGGAACTGCACAAAAGACACCCGGAAGTCGGTTCGACACTGGGACTGTCGAACATCTCCTTCGGGCTGGACAAGAATGCAAGGATCTATCTGAACTCCGTTTTCCTACACCACTGTATTCAGGCAGGGATGACCTCGGTGATTATCAACGTCAAACACATCGTACCCCTGGCCAAGATGAGTCAGGAAGACATCGATATCTGCGAAGAGCTGCTCTTCCGTCCGGACGACAACTCGCTTTTCAGGTTCATAGAACACTTCTCTGACAAAACGGTGGACGACTCCGGAACCGATGAGGAATACGAGGCGATGAACAGTGAAGAGAAAATCGCCAAACTGCTGCTTGACGGGGACAAAGAGCGTATGATTCCTCTGGTCGAAGAAGCAAGAAAAGAGATCGATCCGGACAGGATTGTCAACGAAATCCTCATCGATGCGATGAAAGTAGTCGGTGAACTCTTTGGTTCAGGTCAGATGCAGCTGCCTTTTGTTCTGCAGTCTGCGGAAACGATGAAAGCGACAGTTGACTATCTGAACCCGTACCTGACCAAGCAGGAGAAAGAAACCGATACGACGCTGGTGATCGGAACGGTCAAAGGCGATGTGCACGATGTCGGGAAGAACCTTGTCGACATCATCCTCTCCAACAACGGTTTCAAGGTGATCAATGTCGGTATCAAGACGGATCTTGATACCTATCTTGAAGCCCATAAGGAGCATAAGGTACAGGCCATCGGCATGAGCGGCCTGCTGGTAAAATCCACGGCGGTCATGAAAGATAACCTGGAAACCATGGCCGAGATGGGAATGACGATACCTGTACTTCTGGGCGGTGCGGCACTGACACGCTCTTTTGTTGACGACTTCTGCCGCCCCATCTACAAAGGGCCCATCTTCTACTGCCGTGATGCCTTTGACGGTGTGATTGTGATGAGCCGTATTGAGAAATACAATGAAGATCCTTCTGTTGGTCTAGATACCCGTCTGGCCGGTGATATGGTGAAAAGAGAAGAGAAGAAAGAAAAGAAAGAGGTGGTCATTCCGCCTTTTGAAGAGATCCAAATGCCTGAACCTGTCGATATCCCGACACCGCCGTTCTGGGGCAGAAGGGTATTGCAAAAAAAGGACCTTGACCTGAATATGGTCTTTGACTGGGTCAACCAGAAAACGGTCATCAAAATGCATTGGGGCTACAAGAGCAAAGGGATGACAAAAGAGGCGTACCAGAAATTGCTGGATGAAACGGTCTATCCTGCCTATGAACGTCTGAAAAAAGAGTTTATAGAGAAGGATCTTTTTGATCCGACCATCATTTACGGCTACTATCCTGTACGGAGCAACGACAGAGAGCTTCTGGTCTTTTCGGAGAGCGAAGGATGGAATGTCGACGAAAATGCCGACAGGGAACCTTTCAAAGAGGTGGTAGGCAGAGCCGAATATGCCTTCTCTTTTCCGAGACAGAGAAGAAAACCCTACAGAGCGCTGAGTGACTTTTTCAGGCATGAAAGACACGATGTACTGGGGATCACCTGCGTGAGTGCGGGTTCCAAATTCTCAGCCTATGAGAAAGAACTTTACGATGCGGGCAAATACCTTGAATACAACATGGTACACGGTTTCTCGGTAGAGCTTGCCGAAGCCCTTGCCGAAGTAGCACATAAACAGATACGTATGGATCTCGGTATTCTCAAAGAAGATGAGGGTGCTACACTCAGGGATGTCCGAATGAACCGCTATCGGGGTGCAAGATATTCATTTGGCTATGCGGCCTGCCCGGACCTTGAGCAGAGCCGTATCATCTTTGATCTCTTGAAGCCCGAAGAGTTCGGTATCGAGCTGAGTGAAACCTTCCAGATACATCCGGAACAAAGTACGACGGCTTTGGTGGTGCACCACCCTAAAGCGACCTACTACGCGATATAG
- a CDS encoding PAS domain-containing protein, which translates to MGKTIKNIITGKEIVKPDPVDEEVPFDGGVMITETDTAGIITYANRKFRELTGYSKEELIGSPHSINRHPDMPKAAFKGLWEIIKKGNYWEGLVKNMNKDGKYYLVIVWIKPKFDEDGNIVGYIAGRKIADRDAMNKALAQYKEMKAAEEA; encoded by the coding sequence ATGGGCAAAACTATCAAAAACATTATCACCGGAAAAGAAATCGTAAAACCTGATCCCGTCGATGAAGAAGTTCCTTTCGACGGTGGTGTCATGATCACTGAAACGGACACAGCTGGTATCATTACCTATGCCAACCGTAAGTTCAGAGAATTAACCGGCTATTCAAAAGAAGAGCTGATTGGGTCGCCGCATAGTATTAACAGACATCCGGATATGCCCAAAGCTGCATTCAAAGGCCTATGGGAGATAATCAAGAAAGGGAACTACTGGGAAGGTCTTGTCAAAAATATGAACAAAGATGGGAAGTACTATCTTGTTATAGTCTGGATCAAACCGAAATTTGATGAAGATGGAAATATTGTAGGGTACATTGCCGGACGTAAGATAGCCGATCGAGATGCAATGAACAAAGCACTTGCACAGTACAAAGAAATGAAGGCCGCTGAAGAAGCATAG
- the lpxD gene encoding UDP-3-O-(3-hydroxymyristoyl)glucosamine N-acyltransferase, whose translation MTYKLSQIAETIGLDYQGKDIDIDGIHTLSEASSSQLSFFNDAKYASQLAETKAGAVLIDAEHAKLLPETSIALVTDEPYLKLALASKLFAHKIETKGDAPKTGEGCDIDEQVRFGKNVTLGDNVTILAGCYLGDNVTVGSNTLLHPNVTLYHGTQIGERCIIHSGTVIGSDGYGFAHTRTGEHVKIYQNGNAIIEDDVEIGANCTVDRAVFGTTYVRKGTKIDNLIQIAHNCDVGEHCLFASQVGLSGSTTLGRNVVMGGQSATTGHLSIGDFSTLAGRCVATKSLEGGKTYGGFPAIEHRLWLRLQAKISGLIKKKK comes from the coding sequence ATGACTTACAAACTCTCCCAAATTGCAGAAACGATCGGCCTGGATTATCAGGGTAAAGATATCGATATAGACGGCATACATACATTAAGCGAAGCTTCCTCTTCCCAACTCAGTTTTTTTAACGATGCAAAATATGCCTCACAATTGGCAGAGACCAAAGCGGGCGCCGTACTGATCGATGCGGAACATGCCAAACTGCTGCCTGAAACGAGTATAGCATTGGTTACGGATGAACCCTACCTCAAACTTGCACTGGCATCCAAACTTTTCGCCCACAAGATTGAAACAAAGGGAGATGCCCCAAAGACGGGTGAAGGGTGTGATATTGATGAACAAGTACGTTTTGGTAAGAATGTAACGCTGGGAGACAATGTGACCATACTGGCAGGCTGTTATCTTGGAGACAATGTGACCGTAGGTTCGAATACGCTGCTGCATCCAAATGTGACACTCTATCACGGTACGCAGATCGGGGAACGCTGCATCATTCACAGCGGAACGGTCATAGGGTCCGACGGATACGGTTTTGCGCATACAAGAACAGGAGAACATGTCAAGATCTATCAGAACGGCAATGCGATCATCGAGGACGATGTCGAGATCGGTGCGAATTGTACGGTCGACAGAGCGGTATTCGGTACGACCTATGTGAGAAAAGGCACCAAGATAGACAATCTCATCCAGATCGCGCACAACTGTGATGTGGGTGAACACTGTCTTTTTGCTTCGCAGGTGGGGCTTTCGGGTTCAACGACACTGGGAAGGAATGTGGTCATGGGCGGGCAGAGTGCAACGACAGGCCATTTGAGTATAGGTGATTTCTCTACACTTGCGGGACGATGTGTGGCTACGAAATCACTTGAAGGCGGTAAAACTTACGGTGGTTTCCCTGCCATTGAACATCGGCTATGGCTCAGGCTGCAGGCCAAAATATCGGGATTGATCAAAAAGAAAAAATAG
- the ilvN gene encoding acetolactate synthase small subunit — protein MTENINERRVISVVVMNESSVLARVTALFAGRGYNIESLTVAPIPDSEMSHITIATKGNARVMEQITKQLHKLIPVYKVIEHEEMVEKEMVLIKFPIAENLSDIQALCGAYNGGIVNVGKEMVIAQVADEPKRIKHFIEAAQRYNPCETVRGGVVAIER, from the coding sequence ATGACTGAAAATATCAATGAAAGACGTGTGATCTCCGTCGTGGTCATGAATGAAAGTTCAGTACTTGCAAGGGTCACGGCACTTTTTGCCGGACGCGGATACAACATCGAGTCTCTGACCGTTGCGCCCATCCCTGACAGTGAAATGTCCCATATTACCATTGCGACCAAGGGGAATGCCAGAGTAATGGAACAAATCACCAAACAGCTGCATAAACTTATTCCGGTCTACAAGGTCATCGAGCATGAAGAGATGGTGGAAAAAGAGATGGTGCTCATCAAGTTCCCTATCGCCGAGAACCTGAGTGATATCCAGGCGCTGTGCGGGGCGTATAACGGCGGTATCGTCAATGTCGGCAAAGAAATGGTCATCGCACAGGTGGCAGACGAGCCGAAGCGTATCAAGCATTTCATCGAAGCGGCGCAGCGTTACAATCCGTGTGAGACCGTACGGGGCGGTGTAGTCGCCATAGAACGTTAA
- a CDS encoding acetolactate synthase large subunit: MQMSGAQMVCEAIIAEGVKTVFGYPGGAIMHVYDEIYKQNGFEHILNRHEQAAVHAADGYARATGKVGVAMVTSGPGFTNAVTGLATAYMDSIPMVVISGQVPLSLIGTDGFQEIDAVGISRPCTKHNFLVRSLEELPRILKEAFYIARSGRPGPVLVDVPKDITVEIGEFKYPDSVNIPSYKPTYKGNKRQIEKAVEAIKKAKKPLLYIGGGVVLSNAYKLVRQLAETTQIPAVETLMARGVMGAKNPLLLGMLGMHGNYASNMAMSETDLVISLGARFDDRVTGKLSEFAKYADIIHVDIDPANIAKLVDVDYPIVGDVSQVLEQMLPLLDDVNTERYNAWREILKRYDELHPQSYVDSDEVIKPQWAIERIGELVGEDAIITSDVGQHQMWAAQHYPFDRPRQWINSGGLGTMGFGFPAAIGAKRAFPEKTVINVTGDGSILMNMQELVTAAEYKTPVINMILNNHFLGMVRQWQTFFYEKRYSETDLTFQPNWKALAEACGGIGYDVTTKEEFDAAIKDAIEQDKVCFMNVAVNRFENVLPMVPSGGALFNMMLPSKTETGGEEK, from the coding sequence ATGCAAATGAGTGGTGCACAAATGGTGTGTGAGGCGATTATTGCCGAGGGTGTTAAGACCGTATTCGGTTACCCCGGCGGTGCGATCATGCACGTTTACGATGAAATTTACAAGCAGAACGGTTTTGAACATATTCTCAACCGTCATGAGCAGGCAGCAGTACATGCTGCAGACGGATATGCAAGAGCGACAGGAAAAGTCGGTGTTGCCATGGTGACATCGGGTCCGGGATTTACCAATGCAGTTACAGGACTGGCAACAGCCTATATGGACTCCATTCCCATGGTTGTGATCTCCGGACAGGTACCTTTGTCTCTCATCGGTACGGACGGTTTTCAGGAGATCGATGCCGTGGGTATCTCCAGACCCTGTACGAAGCATAACTTCCTGGTACGCTCGCTTGAAGAGCTTCCGCGTATCCTCAAAGAAGCTTTCTACATTGCAAGAAGCGGCAGACCGGGACCTGTACTGGTCGATGTTCCCAAAGATATCACGGTAGAGATTGGTGAGTTCAAGTATCCGGATTCTGTGAATATTCCGAGTTACAAGCCGACCTACAAAGGGAATAAAAGACAGATAGAAAAAGCGGTCGAAGCGATCAAAAAAGCGAAGAAACCGCTGTTGTATATCGGTGGCGGTGTTGTACTTTCCAATGCCTATAAACTGGTACGCCAACTAGCTGAAACAACACAGATACCTGCCGTTGAAACATTGATGGCAAGAGGGGTTATGGGTGCAAAGAACCCGTTGTTGCTCGGCATGCTCGGTATGCACGGAAACTATGCTTCCAATATGGCGATGTCCGAGACAGATCTTGTCATCTCTCTGGGTGCAAGATTCGATGACAGGGTCACGGGAAAACTTTCCGAGTTCGCCAAGTATGCCGATATCATCCATGTCGATATCGACCCGGCCAATATCGCGAAGCTGGTCGATGTGGACTACCCAATCGTTGGCGATGTCTCGCAGGTACTTGAGCAGATGCTTCCATTGCTTGATGATGTGAACACTGAGCGCTACAATGCCTGGAGGGAGATCCTCAAGCGTTATGATGAACTGCATCCGCAATCCTATGTCGATTCGGATGAAGTCATCAAGCCGCAGTGGGCTATCGAGCGTATCGGAGAACTTGTCGGTGAAGATGCCATCATCACTTCGGATGTCGGTCAGCACCAGATGTGGGCGGCGCAGCACTATCCGTTCGACAGGCCGCGCCAGTGGATCAACTCGGGCGGCCTGGGAACGATGGGCTTCGGTTTCCCTGCAGCCATCGGTGCCAAAAGAGCTTTTCCTGAGAAGACGGTCATCAACGTGACCGGTGACGGATCGATCCTGATGAATATGCAGGAACTTGTGACGGCTGCCGAGTATAAAACCCCTGTGATCAATATGATCCTCAACAACCATTTCCTGGGAATGGTAAGACAGTGGCAGACCTTCTTTTATGAAAAACGCTACTCCGAGACAGACCTGACATTCCAGCCGAACTGGAAGGCGCTGGCGGAAGCGTGCGGCGGTATCGGGTACGATGTGACGACCAAAGAGGAATTCGATGCGGCGATCAAAGATGCGATCGAGCAGGACAAGGTATGTTTCATGAACGTTGCGGTCAACCGTTTTGAGAACGTACTTCCAATGGTACCGTCAGGCGGGGCACTCTTCAACATGATGCTGCCTTCAAAAACCGAAACAGGCGGGGAGGAGAAATAA
- a CDS encoding ATP-binding protein, whose product MDFTQAVKIAKYIYWVGMYLENDPFQCHPYFIENGNESILIDPGSMLEFEAVVRKVNTISSMKNIKYIILHHQDPDLAAAVPQMEKLIDRSDLLVITHSRMVPLVKHYLIKSNYYEIDKHDHQLVSGNLHLQFITTPYCHSPGAFVTYEPSTKTLFSGDIFGGIEESWEFFAGDDYFEKAKPFHAEYMPSRDIFNYSLSKIEKLDLNLIAPQHGSIIQKEKITDLIEQMKGLECGLYIEREYKDRLIHTIEELKEKDLALRASMKELKEKEELLFQKAKMADMGEMIANIAHQWRQPLAMNNTLISILKEKNRQDILQSGELARKLQEMESNIQYMSKTIDDFMHFYHPEKEKNRFLISEVLQQALDITNPMLKKAGIDLTFENISEEAAEGYMNEYMQVIISILHNAKDTLLYRKVKDPHIALRLYEKDEDVLLEISDNAGGVPQEDIHRIFDPYFTTKHKSLGTGLGLYISKMIIEKNMEGTLSVSNTREGALFRIVMPKAGKTDAA is encoded by the coding sequence ATGGATTTTACACAAGCCGTAAAGATAGCGAAATACATTTACTGGGTGGGAATGTATCTGGAAAATGATCCTTTTCAGTGTCACCCCTACTTCATAGAGAACGGTAATGAATCAATATTGATAGACCCCGGTTCCATGCTTGAATTCGAAGCCGTTGTCAGGAAGGTCAACACGATCTCTTCGATGAAAAACATCAAGTATATCATTCTGCACCATCAGGACCCGGACCTGGCCGCTGCAGTTCCCCAGATGGAAAAACTGATAGACCGCTCCGATCTTCTTGTCATTACGCACAGCAGAATGGTTCCCCTGGTCAAACACTATCTTATCAAGTCAAATTACTACGAGATAGACAAACATGACCATCAGCTTGTAAGCGGCAATCTTCACCTGCAGTTCATCACTACACCCTACTGCCACTCTCCCGGAGCCTTCGTAACGTATGAGCCCTCCACAAAAACACTCTTTTCAGGTGATATCTTCGGGGGCATTGAAGAGTCGTGGGAATTCTTCGCAGGTGATGACTACTTCGAGAAAGCCAAACCGTTCCATGCCGAATATATGCCCAGCAGGGATATCTTCAATTATTCGCTCTCGAAGATAGAAAAGCTCGACCTGAATCTGATTGCACCGCAGCACGGATCTATCATACAAAAAGAGAAGATCACAGATCTGATCGAACAGATGAAGGGACTTGAATGCGGTCTGTACATTGAAAGGGAGTACAAAGACAGGCTCATTCATACTATCGAAGAGCTCAAAGAGAAAGACCTTGCACTGCGTGCCTCCATGAAGGAACTTAAAGAGAAAGAAGAACTCCTTTTCCAGAAAGCAAAAATGGCCGATATGGGAGAGATGATAGCCAATATTGCACATCAGTGGCGCCAACCGCTCGCAATGAACAATACCCTGATCTCTATTCTCAAAGAAAAGAATCGGCAGGATATCCTGCAGAGCGGGGAACTGGCCAGAAAGCTTCAGGAAATGGAGAGTAATATTCAGTACATGTCAAAGACCATAGATGATTTCATGCATTTCTATCACCCTGAAAAAGAGAAAAACCGTTTTCTCATTTCAGAAGTGCTTCAACAGGCACTTGATATTACAAACCCTATGCTGAAAAAAGCAGGGATCGATCTTACATTCGAAAACATTTCCGAAGAAGCTGCCGAGGGATATATGAACGAATACATGCAGGTGATCATTTCCATTTTGCACAACGCGAAAGACACTCTCCTGTACAGAAAGGTCAAGGACCCCCATATAGCGCTCAGGCTCTATGAAAAAGACGAAGATGTACTTCTTGAGATCAGCGACAATGCAGGTGGAGTACCCCAAGAGGACATACACCGTATCTTCGACCCCTATTTTACCACCAAACACAAATCGCTCGGTACGGGACTGGGGCTTTACATCTCAAAAATGATCATAGAGAAGAATATGGAGGGAACACTCTCTGTCTCCAATACCCGGGAGGGTGCCTTGTTCAGGATTGTGATGCCAAAAGCAGGAAAAACGGATGCAGCATAA
- a CDS encoding response regulator transcription factor: MQHNKITDVSILIAEDEEALLDSMTEYLELFFEKVYRAKDGQEAYQSYLKHHHDIIIADINMPRLDGLAMIRKIRENDQKTKIIITSAHSDQERLLQAIELHLVKYLIKPVQSDWLKTLLLSLVDELRSQRHTLALKEAFYWDTLNQKLFHNAEEIALKPRERKVMSLLCSHPNQSVSAIDIYNHLYEDQPERDFSSHAIASLMKRLRQKLPKDTIKSAYGVGYILQTK, encoded by the coding sequence ATGCAGCATAACAAGATCACTGATGTCTCCATTCTGATCGCAGAAGATGAAGAGGCACTTCTTGACTCCATGACAGAGTACCTCGAACTCTTTTTTGAAAAGGTGTACAGGGCAAAAGATGGTCAGGAAGCGTACCAAAGTTACTTGAAACACCATCACGATATTATTATTGCCGATATCAACATGCCGCGTCTCGACGGACTTGCTATGATAAGAAAGATCAGAGAAAATGACCAAAAAACGAAGATCATCATCACTTCGGCACACTCCGATCAGGAGAGACTTTTGCAGGCCATAGAGCTGCATTTAGTCAAGTACCTCATCAAACCTGTACAGAGTGACTGGCTCAAAACCCTTCTCTTGTCACTGGTCGACGAGTTGAGGTCCCAAAGGCATACACTTGCATTAAAAGAGGCTTTTTACTGGGATACTTTGAATCAAAAACTGTTTCATAATGCTGAAGAGATAGCGCTGAAGCCCAGGGAACGCAAAGTCATGTCACTGCTCTGCTCACATCCGAACCAGAGTGTTTCAGCCATAGACATATACAATCACCTATATGAAGACCAACCGGAACGGGACTTCTCCTCCCATGCTATCGCTTCCCTGATGAAACGGCTGAGACAGAAACTGCCCAAAGATACGATTAAAAGTGCCTACGGGGTAGGTTATATTTTACAAACAAAATAA
- a CDS encoding phosphatase: MDDGAERSEEYVVAIDLGSNTLRVTKLDCRSGKFVNEYEKIVKTADMLERTGVIHHEAVDRVIYAIKEAQKQIGFSDASIRAVTTEAIRRAHNRVDVLARIRKETGVSFEVITGEEEAKLTLLAVKHRLEKLHFAARDFVLIDIGGGSTELIFRYGEEVFSKSFPVGIVTIAQRYETLEQIETALPEVMLDIQMYCAEVYATKGRPEAFIATAGTPTTVAAMKLGQTYENYDAKKINGTSLKQEELDLYLKKLLSMPFEEREIMVGTGRSDLITAGILIFKEIYNIVEFESCVVIDDGLREGVALDSCKE; the protein is encoded by the coding sequence ATGGATGATGGAGCAGAGAGGAGTGAGGAATATGTCGTTGCGATCGATCTGGGGTCAAATACACTTCGTGTGACGAAACTGGACTGCAGGAGCGGGAAATTCGTTAACGAGTATGAGAAGATCGTCAAAACGGCAGATATGCTGGAACGTACGGGGGTGATCCATCATGAAGCGGTGGATCGCGTGATCTATGCGATCAAAGAGGCGCAGAAGCAGATCGGTTTCTCCGACGCATCGATTAGAGCCGTTACTACGGAAGCGATACGCCGGGCGCATAACAGGGTAGATGTCCTTGCCCGGATCAGGAAAGAGACAGGGGTAAGCTTTGAGGTCATTACAGGTGAAGAAGAGGCAAAGCTTACACTGCTTGCCGTAAAGCATCGGCTGGAAAAACTGCATTTCGCTGCCAGGGATTTCGTACTTATCGATATCGGCGGAGGCTCGACGGAGCTGATATTCCGTTATGGAGAAGAGGTATTCTCCAAAAGCTTCCCTGTCGGTATTGTTACGATTGCCCAGCGCTATGAAACACTTGAACAGATAGAAACTGCTCTCCCCGAAGTGATGCTCGATATACAGATGTACTGCGCCGAGGTCTATGCGACGAAAGGAAGGCCGGAAGCGTTCATTGCGACTGCAGGTACGCCTACCACGGTAGCAGCCATGAAACTCGGGCAGACCTATGAGAACTATGATGCCAAAAAGATCAATGGGACTTCACTCAAACAGGAGGAGCTGGACCTCTATCTGAAAAAACTCCTTTCCATGCCTTTTGAAGAACGGGAGATCATGGTCGGTACAGGCAGAAGCGATCTGATCACCGCAGGTATACTGATCTTCAAAGAAATTTACAATATTGTGGAATTTGAATCATGCGTTGTGATCGATGATGGGTTGCGTGAGGGTGTTGCACTGGATAGTTGTAAAGAATAA